GTGGGCAAGACCTACCGCAATCGCGAAGGCGAGAAGGTGAGCATTATAGTGGACCCCGAAAACTGGACCGCCGGTTAAGCTACACCGGAGGCCCAGGAAAGGGGAACCAATGGCGGGCAAGCGAAAGAGTCACTCGGCAGCATTCAAGGCCCAGGTCGCACTGGCCGCTCTCAAGGGCACGGCCAGCGCGTACTAATCGCCTTGTAAAGTCAGGACTTCGTCGAGGAACTGTGTGTTCATGAGGGGCGGATCATCTTACCCGGATACTGTCCTTGATGGGATGGCGCTTCAGTAGGGTGACGGCGAACCGTCGGAGCCAGCTCAGGTTGTTGGCCAGAACGCGCTGTCGCGTGCGGCTCTCGTCCTCACGGAACGTGACGTCCAGAACCCAGTGCATGGACTCGATGCCCCAGTGCCCACGAACCGCCTCGCCGAACCGCTTGCCACTCAGGAACCGGCTCAGCATGTAGAACCGCACCTCGTCACTCTGACTCCCGTTGGCGTGCGTGGTGATCCGCACCGCGGTGCCGATGGCCTTGATCCACGGCCACTCCCCTGGGCCGCAAAATCCGTGGGCACCTGGGCCACGAAGTAGGAGAGCTCGTCGCGCCGACCGTGCCCGCTCGTCGGTCTCTCGGGTCCGGTGCTTGAGGGCTTTCAACTCGCCTTCCAGGTGCTTCAGGACCAGAGCCCCGATAGCCTCGGACAGCTTCGGCTGGTTGTCCTTCACGGCGATCACGAAGTCCCCGCCGCCCGTAACGATGTCACGGGCGATGTCCTTCTGGCATCCCATCGCGTCGATCGTGATCAGCGCCTTGTGAAACTCGATCTGCTTCAGCAGGAGGGGAATAGCCGTGATCTCGTTGGACTTCTCTTCGGCCGCCACTTGGCCCAAGGCGATCCCGTGTTCGCTCGCCCACGCGCTGACGATGTGCAGCGGCCCGAGCCCGTGGACCGCGTCGTGGGACCGCCGACACGTCTTGCCGTCGATGGCGATCAGGCGGGCCGGGCCGATCCCGTCGGGCTCCAGGGCGTCGGCGATCCAATCCCGGAAGCACCGCTGAAAGGCCTCGGGTTGAAGGGCGATGAGCAACCGGCGGATGCAGTCGCGGGACGGGATGCCGTTGGGGAGCGTAAGGAACCGGGTAAGTGACTGTCCCATATGCCTCGAAATCGCCGTATTTTCGAGTTGTCACCCACGATTTCTCAGGCTTTTTCGCACATATGGGACAGTCACTAAGCCAATCCCGGCGATTGGTGGCCCATCGGTGAATCGCGGTCGGACCGTCACACCCGCACACCAGGCCACACACCGCAATCACGACAATGTCGACGAACAGGTGCTTGCGGTTCTGGGGATGGCGGGGGTCGGGCAGGGACTCGAAATAGGAACCGATCGATTCAATGGTAACCCGCTTGGTGGCCATAGGTCGCACCGGACTTCAGACAACGGGCCCGCGGGCGGGCGTGAGAACCACTGCCCAAGTGATAGAACGGCGCGGCACCGCGCAAGTCCACGCAACTTCCCCAGTCGCGCGCGTTGGCCGTGCTCTCAAGGGTGACAAGACAGTCAACGAGGTGGCCGCCCAGTTCGGGGTCCACCCGACCCTGATCCACGACTGGAAGAAGAAGCTCCTGGCCGGGGCCGAGGCGGTGTTCGCCTCCGGGGCGAAGGCCACCGGACCGCCGGAGGACAAGACCGCCGAGTTGTACGAGCAGATCGGGCGACTCAAGGTCGAACTCGACTGGGTGAAAAAAAATCTGCCGCCCTCGGCTGACGCCAAGCGGGCCATGATCGACGACGGGCACGCCGAACTGAGCGTCCGTCGGCGGTGCCAGTTGATCGGGCTGGGTCGGGCGACCTACTACCGGGAGCCGACCGGG
The Gemmata palustris DNA segment above includes these coding regions:
- a CDS encoding ISAs1 family transposase; the encoded protein is MGQSLTRFLTLPNGIPSRDCIRRLLIALQPEAFQRCFRDWIADALEPDGIGPARLIAIDGKTCRRSHDAVHGLGPLHIVSAWASEHGIALGQVAAEEKSNEITAIPLLLKQIEFHKALITIDAMGCQKDIARDIVTGGGDFVIAVKDNQPKLSEAIGALVLKHLEGELKALKHRTRETDERARSARRALLLRGPGAHGFCGPGEWPWIKAIGTAVRITTHANGSQSDEVRFYMLSRFLSGKRFGEAVRGHWGIESMHWVLDVTFREDESRTRQRVLANNLSWLRRFAVTLLKRHPIKDSIRVR